The proteins below come from a single Pseudodesulfovibrio sp. JC047 genomic window:
- a CDS encoding potassium channel family protein: MKKTPTASFWLIAFTHFVPCFFIGVFLLYVLSGILPKETVTALAQGMFGKEDILIGICNGLLTGGIVFLFHINRNRRIKRRHKQSSHPFQPTEILYATILGFIGGALDVLLLLHAEGVILVTIVVIFILAWHLKIFNHHIIKMLKPGNIATWGDVSELMRIYMTMLAGFTLLNATLEGAHLLLGSRPPFGFMMDGGDIFLNSLYYTVVTMTTLGFGDFVPSTWDGKLMLIVQCLVSYVMFALMVGIITRGVVQVQDSQKT, from the coding sequence ATGAAAAAAACACCGACCGCCTCATTCTGGCTCATCGCCTTCACTCACTTCGTCCCCTGCTTTTTCATCGGTGTCTTTCTGTTGTATGTCCTCAGTGGCATCCTTCCCAAAGAAACCGTGACCGCTCTGGCCCAAGGCATGTTTGGCAAGGAGGACATACTCATCGGCATCTGCAACGGGCTTCTCACCGGGGGAATTGTCTTCCTCTTTCACATCAACCGCAATCGACGCATCAAACGCAGGCACAAACAGTCTTCCCACCCCTTCCAACCAACAGAAATACTCTATGCCACCATTCTCGGATTCATCGGCGGTGCGCTCGACGTCCTGCTTCTGCTGCACGCCGAAGGGGTCATTCTCGTCACCATCGTGGTCATCTTCATTCTCGCCTGGCACCTGAAAATTTTCAATCACCACATCATAAAGATGCTCAAACCCGGCAACATTGCCACTTGGGGTGACGTCTCCGAACTCATGCGCATCTATATGACCATGCTTGCCGGATTCACGCTGCTCAATGCAACGCTGGAAGGCGCACACCTTTTGCTCGGCAGTCGTCCTCCTTTCGGATTCATGATGGATGGAGGAGATATTTTTCTCAATTCCCTCTATTATACGGTCGTGACCATGACCACCTTGGGATTCGGCGATTTTGTCCCCTCCACATGGGACGGCAAACTCATGCTCATCGTCCAATGCCTGGTCAGTTACGTCATGTTCGCGCTCATGGTCGGCATCATCACTCGTGGTGTCGTTCAAGTACAAGACTCCCAGAAAACCTAG
- the ffh gene encoding signal recognition particle protein: MFESLQERLGNTFSKLSGQKVLDENNIKDGLREVRLALLEADVNFKVVKQFVDQVRDRALGDEVMKGLDPGQQIIKIVNEELIELLGGEQQGLDLKAQPLKVMMVGLQGSGKTTSSGKLAMYLRKQHGKKPYLVPADVYRPAAIDQLNTLAKQLDVPVYPSTTDMNPVDICKDALVKAEELGCDLVLFDTAGRLHVDEVLMEELATIKRECQPQEILFVADAMTGQDAVTVAESFNEKLEISGVVLTKMDGDARGGAALSIKTVTGKSVKFVGVGEKLSELELFHPDRIASRILGMGDMMTLIEKAQSEIDEDEAKAMAEKMAKAEFDFEDFLGHMRKLKKLGSMEGLLKMIPGMGNIMKQMGNATLPEDEMKRTEAIISSMTMQERRQPKLINASRKERIAKGSGVKVADVNVLIKNFKQMSKVMQSMMGGGKKKKGKFGLPKMPGLGGGMPNMDALGGMPGMGGMPGMPGMPGMGMEEEGGKRSLSKKTLKARNKKKLNKKKNKKKKKKR, encoded by the coding sequence TTGTTCGAGAGCCTGCAAGAGAGACTTGGCAACACTTTTTCGAAGTTGAGCGGCCAAAAGGTCCTTGATGAAAATAACATCAAGGATGGTTTGCGTGAAGTGCGTCTTGCACTGCTCGAAGCCGACGTGAACTTCAAGGTGGTCAAGCAATTCGTCGATCAGGTCAGGGACCGAGCCCTCGGCGACGAGGTTATGAAAGGGCTTGACCCCGGCCAACAGATTATCAAGATCGTCAATGAAGAGTTGATAGAACTCCTTGGCGGTGAACAACAAGGTTTGGACCTGAAGGCCCAGCCACTCAAGGTGATGATGGTTGGTTTGCAGGGGTCTGGTAAGACGACCAGTTCCGGCAAATTGGCGATGTATCTTCGCAAACAGCATGGGAAAAAACCGTATTTGGTGCCTGCGGACGTGTACCGTCCAGCAGCCATCGATCAGTTGAATACCCTGGCAAAACAGCTCGATGTGCCTGTCTATCCGTCCACGACGGATATGAATCCAGTTGATATCTGCAAGGATGCACTGGTCAAGGCCGAAGAATTGGGATGCGACCTTGTCCTTTTCGATACTGCGGGTCGGTTGCACGTTGACGAAGTCTTGATGGAGGAACTTGCCACCATCAAGCGGGAATGTCAGCCGCAGGAAATTTTGTTTGTGGCGGATGCCATGACCGGTCAGGATGCGGTCACTGTTGCCGAGAGTTTCAATGAAAAACTCGAAATTTCAGGCGTGGTCCTGACCAAGATGGATGGTGACGCCCGAGGTGGTGCCGCCCTGTCCATCAAGACCGTGACCGGCAAATCGGTCAAGTTCGTGGGTGTGGGCGAAAAACTCTCTGAATTGGAGTTGTTCCACCCTGACCGTATTGCCTCGCGTATTCTCGGCATGGGCGACATGATGACGCTCATCGAGAAGGCGCAAAGCGAAATCGATGAAGATGAAGCCAAGGCCATGGCTGAAAAGATGGCCAAGGCTGAATTCGATTTTGAAGATTTTCTTGGACATATGCGCAAGCTCAAGAAGCTTGGTTCCATGGAAGGGCTGCTCAAGATGATTCCCGGTATGGGGAACATCATGAAGCAGATGGGCAACGCGACGTTGCCGGAAGATGAAATGAAGCGCACCGAAGCGATCATTTCGTCCATGACCATGCAGGAACGTCGTCAACCAAAACTCATCAATGCGAGCCGCAAAGAGCGGATTGCCAAGGGTTCCGGGGTCAAGGTTGCCGATGTGAATGTGCTCATCAAGAATTTCAAGCAGATGAGCAAGGTCATGCAGTCCATGATGGGCGGCGGCAAAAAGAAGAAAGGTAAATTCGGTTTGCCGAAAATGCCTGGCTTGGGCGGTGGAATGCCGAACATGGACGCGCTTGGCGGAATGCCTGGCATGGGTGGAATGCCCGGAATGCCGGGGATGCCCGGGATGGGAATGGAGGAAGAGGGCGGAAAACGTTCTTTATCCAAGAAAACCCTGAAGGCGCGTAACAAGAAGAAATTGAACAAGAAAAAGAACAAGAAGAAGAAAAAGAAGAGATAG
- the rpsP gene encoding 30S ribosomal protein S16 yields MAMKIRLTRMGSKKRPFYRVVALDSAVRRDGRPVEFLGHYNPMVEPNEIKLDMDKIEKWLEKGAEPSNTVRSLLKKAGK; encoded by the coding sequence ATGGCTATGAAAATCAGACTGACCCGGATGGGTTCCAAGAAGCGTCCTTTCTACCGCGTAGTGGCTCTCGACTCAGCCGTTCGCCGCGATGGACGCCCCGTAGAATTCCTCGGGCATTACAATCCGATGGTCGAGCCCAACGAAATCAAGCTCGATATGGATAAAATCGAAAAATGGTTGGAAAAGGGCGCAGAGCCCAGCAACACCGTTCGTTCTCTGCTGAAAAAGGCCGGCAAGTAG
- a CDS encoding KH domain-containing protein: protein MLKEMIEYIAKSLVDNPDEVQVSEVEGEQTSVIELKVAKEDLGKVIGKQGRTARAMRTLLGAASTKVRKRSVLEILE from the coding sequence ATGTTGAAAGAGATGATTGAGTACATTGCCAAGTCCTTGGTGGACAACCCGGACGAAGTGCAAGTTTCGGAAGTCGAAGGCGAACAGACCTCGGTGATCGAACTGAAGGTGGCCAAGGAAGATCTTGGCAAGGTGATCGGCAAACAAGGTCGCACGGCTCGCGCCATGCGGACGTTGCTCGGTGCCGCATCTACCAAAGTTCGAAAACGCTCCGTTTTGGAGATTCTCGAGTAG
- the rimM gene encoding ribosome maturation factor RimM (Essential for efficient processing of 16S rRNA), whose translation MKQPAKGFIPVGGVVKPHGIRGEFCIKSYADSPSIFGTIPAVYLQDGKKPPQPVTIASWREHKGLVLLTAKGVTDRDQAEALRGRTVLVREVDLPELGDDEQYLYQMIGCRVVVTDGTDVGELTGYYETAEQDIWVIVNEAGTEILLPAVPEFVLDIDLDEECITIDPPEGLLDLYLNPDPPKKKRKRRPPRTKKSKQS comes from the coding sequence ATGAAGCAACCCGCTAAGGGATTTATCCCTGTGGGTGGGGTGGTCAAGCCGCACGGAATTCGTGGGGAGTTCTGCATAAAGAGTTATGCAGACTCCCCGTCCATTTTCGGCACGATCCCCGCCGTCTATCTTCAGGATGGGAAGAAACCACCACAACCCGTCACCATTGCGTCTTGGCGTGAGCATAAAGGCCTTGTCCTGCTCACGGCCAAAGGTGTGACTGATCGCGATCAGGCGGAAGCCCTTCGTGGTCGGACTGTTTTGGTGCGCGAAGTGGACCTGCCCGAACTGGGAGACGACGAACAATATCTGTATCAGATGATTGGTTGTCGTGTTGTGGTGACGGATGGGACAGATGTTGGTGAATTGACAGGGTATTACGAAACCGCTGAACAGGACATTTGGGTCATCGTCAACGAAGCCGGGACAGAAATTCTGCTTCCTGCCGTGCCCGAGTTTGTTCTGGATATCGACCTTGACGAAGAATGTATCACCATCGATCCCCCCGAGGGACTGCTGGATTTGTATCTGAACCCGGACCCACCCAAGAAAAAGCGAAAACGTCGTCCGCCTCGCACGAAAAAGTCAAAGCAGTCATGA
- the trmD gene encoding tRNA (guanosine(37)-N1)-methyltransferase TrmD: MNYHLVSIFPHYFESPLSNGLMKKAVENGLVNLDYVDVRLFAGGVHKSVDDRPFGGGPGMLLKLDSMVKALDSVESKGRILMMSPRGKPLDQAMARELSQEEDITLICGRYEGIDERLLDLYPVEMVSVGDFVLNGGEAGAVCLVEAVSRLLPGFMGHEDSGDEESFSAGLLEYPHYTRPDTYDGLKVPDVLRSGDHGRIADWRRECSLSMTLNDRPDILPGATLTVEDIDFLREQSRTRLGRNLYIALCHYPVVNKFGEKVAVSVTNLDLHDMARVTRSYGLGGFYATTPIDDQKALANRLLDHWKDGAGSLANPDRAEAFSKVKVFDDIDAAVLDIEAQTGQCPRLAATSARLDRRKKAEPAMTYQELRSWLANSPVLLIFGTGHGLAEEVLSKTEGIVRPVRYLDDYNHLSVRSAVAIIVDRLIADEY, encoded by the coding sequence ATGAACTACCATCTGGTTTCTATTTTTCCGCATTATTTCGAATCCCCGTTGTCAAATGGCCTTATGAAAAAAGCCGTTGAGAACGGGTTGGTCAATCTGGATTATGTCGATGTGCGGCTGTTTGCCGGAGGCGTCCACAAGTCCGTTGATGACCGTCCTTTTGGTGGTGGTCCCGGCATGTTGCTCAAGCTCGATTCCATGGTGAAGGCCCTTGATTCTGTCGAATCCAAGGGGCGTATCCTGATGATGTCGCCACGCGGCAAGCCGCTGGATCAGGCCATGGCTCGTGAGTTGTCGCAAGAAGAGGACATCACGCTGATCTGTGGCCGATATGAGGGGATTGATGAGCGGTTGCTCGATCTCTATCCCGTCGAAATGGTTTCTGTGGGAGATTTCGTGCTCAATGGCGGTGAAGCCGGTGCCGTGTGCCTGGTGGAAGCCGTGTCCCGTCTCTTGCCCGGTTTCATGGGCCATGAGGATTCAGGCGACGAAGAATCCTTTTCTGCCGGATTGTTGGAATATCCGCATTATACGCGGCCTGATACCTACGATGGGTTGAAGGTCCCTGACGTTCTGCGTAGTGGTGACCATGGCCGTATCGCGGACTGGCGTCGTGAATGCAGTCTTTCAATGACGTTAAATGACCGCCCCGACATATTGCCGGGGGCGACCTTGACGGTTGAAGACATCGATTTTTTACGGGAACAGTCGCGAACTCGACTGGGGCGCAATCTGTACATTGCGTTGTGTCATTATCCCGTGGTCAATAAATTTGGTGAAAAGGTCGCTGTTTCAGTAACCAATCTGGACCTGCACGACATGGCGCGGGTGACTCGTAGTTACGGGCTGGGGGGATTCTACGCCACCACGCCCATCGACGACCAGAAAGCCCTGGCCAATCGGCTGCTTGACCACTGGAAGGATGGGGCCGGAAGTCTGGCCAATCCCGACCGGGCCGAAGCCTTTTCCAAAGTGAAGGTTTTTGACGATATTGACGCTGCTGTCCTTGACATTGAGGCGCAAACAGGGCAATGTCCCCGCCTCGCGGCTACGTCAGCACGGCTGGATCGTCGCAAGAAAGCCGAGCCTGCAATGACCTATCAGGAATTGCGAAGCTGGCTTGCCAACTCTCCGGTTTTATTAATTTTTGGAACCGGACACGGTTTGGCGGAAGAAGTCCTCTCCAAAACCGAAGGCATTGTAAGGCCGGTGCGGTATTTGGACGACTACAACCATCTGTCGGTACGAAGTGCGGTTGCGATTATCGTGGATCGGCTTATCGCGGATGAGTACTAA
- the rplS gene encoding 50S ribosomal protein L19, with the protein MDIIKKIEAEHIRLDMPEFKAGDTVKVHYRIIEGEKERIQVFQGAVLRRRRGTTNSTFTVRKISDGIGVERVFPMHSPFIDRVEVVSEGKVRRSRIYYLRNLRGKAARIKSKQIWE; encoded by the coding sequence ATGGACATTATCAAAAAGATCGAAGCCGAGCACATTCGTTTGGATATGCCCGAGTTCAAGGCCGGTGACACCGTCAAGGTTCACTACCGCATTATCGAAGGTGAAAAAGAGCGTATCCAGGTCTTCCAGGGCGCAGTTCTTCGTCGTCGTCGCGGCACCACCAACTCCACCTTCACCGTTCGTAAAATTTCTGACGGTATCGGCGTTGAGCGCGTGTTCCCCATGCACTCCCCCTTCATCGATCGCGTTGAAGTGGTTTCCGAGGGTAAAGTCCGTCGGTCCCGCATCTACTATCTGCGTAACCTGCGCGGTAAGGCTGCTCGCATCAAGTCCAAGCAGATCTGGGAATAG
- a CDS encoding ribonuclease HII: MHQISLYSVKGCAVTEIAGVDEAGRGCLAGPVVAGACILPVEYDLPGLNDSKQLSASKREVLYDQIREQAVAWSVGVAWAPEIDSINILQATFQAMARAVHGLKVEPKFLQIDGDKTIPPHALQHMIPQESIIQGDGKIPAISAASIMAKTFRDRLMVKLAKLYPGYGISKHMGYGTKDHMEAIRKLGPCPQHRLTFRGVKPETKKQEQARLIF; this comes from the coding sequence ATGCACCAGATATCATTGTATTCGGTGAAGGGGTGTGCGGTCACGGAGATTGCGGGCGTTGATGAGGCCGGGCGTGGGTGCCTGGCTGGTCCAGTGGTGGCCGGGGCGTGCATTTTGCCGGTGGAGTATGACCTGCCGGGGCTGAATGATTCGAAACAACTTTCGGCATCGAAACGTGAAGTTTTGTACGATCAGATTCGGGAACAGGCGGTTGCCTGGTCGGTGGGCGTTGCGTGGGCACCGGAAATCGATTCGATCAATATCTTGCAGGCAACGTTTCAGGCCATGGCCCGGGCCGTACACGGATTGAAAGTCGAACCGAAATTTTTGCAGATTGACGGTGATAAAACCATCCCACCACATGCCTTGCAGCACATGATTCCGCAGGAATCCATCATTCAGGGCGATGGAAAGATCCCTGCAATTTCAGCCGCATCTATCATGGCCAAAACATTTCGGGATCGGTTGATGGTCAAATTGGCCAAACTGTATCCGGGATATGGCATTTCCAAACACATGGGGTACGGAACCAAAGACCATATGGAAGCCATTCGAAAACTCGGCCCGTGTCCACAGCATCGGTTGACATTCCGGGGCGTCAAACCGGAAACGAAGAAACAGGAACAGGCTCGGTTGATTTTTTAG
- a CDS encoding pyridoxal phosphate-dependent aminotransferase: MQLISSQIAEYMKGSSWIRKMFEEGIALKKKYGEDAVCDFSLGNPDLPPPPAIKEALADLSAQAETPFFMGYMPNFGYPDVREKLAQEVSREQGVPVTADCLVMTCGAAGALNSFFRAVLEPGDEVLSPAPYFVEYGFYSENHGAKLVSVPAKPLTFELDLEAMDAAITDKTRVVIINSPNNPTGAVYSRQELDGLAAILHKHNENRDKPIYILADEPYRFLAFDGVTVPSMLDVYPYSVVCSSFSKNLSMAGERIGYALVNPAMENKDRLVSAIVLANRILGFVNAPALAQKILGKALGSSVDTSIYDTRRKAMASVLDNAGCEYTMPKGAFYFFPKAPDGDDVAFCAALQEEKILAVPGTGFGCPGYVRLAFCVSEEVILRAMDGFARTMATYK, translated from the coding sequence ATGCAATTGATCTCATCACAAATAGCTGAGTACATGAAAGGATCTTCCTGGATCCGAAAAATGTTCGAAGAAGGCATTGCCCTCAAAAAGAAATATGGTGAAGACGCCGTCTGCGACTTCAGCCTGGGCAACCCGGATCTCCCCCCGCCGCCGGCCATCAAAGAAGCTTTGGCCGACCTTTCGGCCCAGGCGGAAACCCCATTTTTCATGGGCTATATGCCCAACTTCGGGTATCCCGACGTTCGCGAAAAGCTGGCTCAGGAAGTCAGTCGAGAACAGGGTGTCCCTGTCACCGCCGACTGTCTGGTCATGACCTGTGGCGCGGCTGGTGCACTCAACTCGTTTTTCCGGGCCGTGCTCGAACCCGGCGACGAAGTGTTATCACCCGCCCCGTATTTCGTGGAATACGGATTCTACAGTGAGAACCACGGTGCCAAACTGGTTTCCGTCCCGGCCAAGCCCCTGACCTTCGAGCTGGATCTCGAAGCCATGGACGCCGCCATCACGGACAAGACCCGCGTTGTCATCATCAACTCACCCAACAACCCCACGGGTGCGGTCTATTCCCGTCAGGAGCTGGACGGTCTGGCCGCCATTCTCCACAAGCACAACGAAAATCGCGACAAGCCCATCTACATTCTGGCTGACGAACCATATCGGTTCCTCGCCTTTGACGGGGTCACCGTGCCCAGCATGTTGGATGTCTACCCCTATTCCGTGGTCTGCTCCTCGTTCTCCAAGAACCTCTCCATGGCAGGTGAGCGCATCGGATACGCGTTGGTCAACCCCGCCATGGAAAACAAGGACAGGCTCGTCAGTGCCATTGTCTTGGCAAACCGCATTCTCGGTTTTGTCAACGCCCCTGCTCTGGCTCAAAAGATCCTCGGCAAGGCCCTTGGCAGTTCCGTGGACACGTCCATTTACGACACCCGTCGCAAAGCCATGGCCTCGGTTCTGGACAACGCCGGATGCGAATACACCATGCCAAAAGGCGCTTTTTACTTCTTCCCCAAGGCCCCGGACGGGGACGACGTCGCCTTTTGCGCGGCCCTGCAAGAAGAAAAGATTCTGGCTGTGCCCGGCACCGGCTTCGGCTGTCCCGGCTATGTCCGCCTTGCATTCTGTGTCAGCGAAGAAGTCATTCTCCGCGCCATGGACGGTTTTGCCAGAACCATGGCGACCTACAAATAA
- a CDS encoding PAS domain S-box protein, translated as METVSTAARQQAIIEEQRQRIRELESELDKFQGVMDSMSDGLLILQDTFFECNQSACRIWKADKGEILGRSPAEFAPEKQPNGRNSRLMAQEKIRAAAEGTPQRFFWKDKRGDGSLIDTEVTLKAMVINDEEYVVATIRDITDDLRKERKRATLFDRMECIIEKRTEELRSSHDALKDERSYRTRVEEDLERADMELSQVFETSMDGLIVTDNKKNILKINRAFSELSGFGHDDIQSKKCYEIFPCQGCDGVHCMASHRLMGRDLADYETECRAASGQLIPCSLTATKLKDSDGVPLGMVVSYRNITDYRQWVEALQHSEALHRITLASISDAVFITDDDGHFIYISPSVKSVFGYTEHEVRWFDTIFALLGDDFYDRERLASFGEIRNIEVSVCDKLERQHELMVNVKKVSIQSGTTLITCRDITEKREAEREASLKQEQLVQAGKMVSLGILVSGVAHEVNNPNNYIMLNSQLLARMWAGAIPALDRYYADNGDFTLGGLKYSQARDRVPRLFDSVLEGSERIKRIVKDLKDYARHDSTEMDQGVFLNSVLKHSLNLLANQIKQATSHFEVEYDHGRPMVRGNYQKIEQVIINLVQNACESLPEKRCAMSVKTRLDAETGTAVVEVVDEGVGISKNDLPHVTDPFFTTKRDIGGTGLGLSVSHKIVSEHGGTLEFFQRTGNGTRAMLILPAEPHSK; from the coding sequence ATGGAAACGGTATCGACAGCGGCCCGACAACAGGCGATTATAGAAGAGCAGCGTCAACGCATTCGGGAGCTCGAATCTGAATTGGATAAATTCCAGGGCGTTATGGATTCCATGTCCGATGGATTGCTGATTCTTCAAGATACGTTTTTTGAATGTAACCAGAGCGCGTGTCGAATCTGGAAGGCGGATAAAGGGGAGATTCTGGGGCGGTCTCCGGCGGAATTCGCGCCGGAAAAACAACCCAATGGGCGGAATTCCCGGCTCATGGCACAGGAGAAGATCCGGGCGGCCGCCGAAGGGACACCGCAGCGTTTTTTCTGGAAGGATAAGCGGGGAGACGGATCGCTTATTGATACGGAAGTCACGCTCAAGGCCATGGTCATCAATGATGAAGAATATGTGGTGGCCACCATTCGTGACATTACCGACGACCTGCGCAAGGAACGCAAACGCGCCACCCTGTTTGACCGGATGGAGTGTATCATTGAGAAGCGGACCGAGGAGCTGCGGTCTTCGCATGACGCCTTGAAAGATGAACGCTCGTATCGAACCCGGGTGGAAGAGGATCTGGAGCGAGCTGACATGGAGTTGAGTCAGGTCTTTGAAACGTCCATGGACGGTCTGATCGTGACGGATAACAAAAAGAATATCCTCAAGATCAACCGGGCGTTTTCTGAACTGTCAGGATTCGGGCACGATGATATCCAGAGCAAGAAATGTTATGAAATTTTTCCATGTCAGGGATGTGACGGGGTGCACTGCATGGCGTCGCATCGGCTCATGGGGCGCGATCTGGCTGATTATGAAACCGAATGTCGGGCCGCGTCCGGGCAATTGATTCCGTGCTCGTTGACCGCGACCAAGCTCAAGGATTCTGATGGGGTGCCGCTGGGCATGGTGGTGAGTTATCGGAATATCACGGACTATCGACAATGGGTGGAGGCCTTGCAACATTCCGAGGCCCTGCACCGGATCACCCTGGCGTCCATCTCCGATGCCGTTTTCATCACCGACGATGACGGGCATTTCATTTACATCAGCCCCAGCGTGAAAAGCGTTTTTGGCTACACCGAACACGAAGTCCGGTGGTTCGATACGATTTTCGCCTTGTTGGGTGACGATTTTTATGACCGGGAGCGGCTGGCGAGTTTTGGTGAAATCCGCAATATCGAAGTGTCGGTGTGTGACAAGTTAGAGCGGCAACACGAACTGATGGTCAACGTCAAAAAGGTTTCCATCCAGAGTGGAACCACGTTGATTACCTGTCGGGATATCACGGAAAAGCGGGAGGCCGAGCGAGAAGCCAGTCTGAAACAGGAGCAACTGGTGCAGGCTGGAAAGATGGTCAGCCTCGGTATTCTCGTGTCCGGGGTGGCGCATGAAGTGAACAATCCGAACAATTATATCATGCTGAATTCTCAACTGCTGGCCCGTATGTGGGCCGGGGCCATTCCAGCCTTGGACCGGTATTATGCGGACAATGGGGATTTCACGCTTGGCGGTTTGAAGTACAGCCAGGCCCGGGATCGGGTGCCCCGGTTGTTTGACAGCGTGTTGGAAGGCTCGGAGCGCATCAAGCGTATCGTCAAGGATTTGAAGGATTATGCCCGGCATGATTCCACGGAAATGGATCAGGGCGTGTTTCTCAATTCCGTTCTCAAACACTCCTTGAATCTGTTGGCCAATCAGATCAAACAGGCCACCTCGCATTTCGAGGTCGAGTATGACCATGGTCGCCCCATGGTGCGCGGGAATTATCAGAAAATCGAGCAGGTCATCATCAATCTGGTGCAGAATGCCTGTGAATCCCTGCCGGAAAAACGGTGTGCGATGAGTGTGAAGACCCGGCTGGATGCGGAAACCGGCACGGCAGTGGTTGAAGTCGTTGACGAAGGAGTGGGCATTTCAAAAAACGATTTGCCCCATGTGACCGACCCGTTTTTCACGACCAAGCGGGATATTGGCGGGACCGGACTGGGATTGTCTGTTTCTCACAAGATCGTGAGCGAACACGGCGGCACCCTGGAATTCTTTCAGCGGACAGGCAATGGCACACGGGCCATGTTGATTTTGCCTGCCGAACCGCATTCAAAGTAG
- a CDS encoding sigma-54 dependent transcriptional regulator: MYTPHVLIVDDESASIDSFELILMAGGVANITRCDDGRQVMSLLDERPYDLMLLDLVMPHVTGEELLEQIKETYPNVEVVIITGIDTVDSAVNCMRLGAFDYLVKPVDETRLMSTVTRALEMRRLKRENSSLRSGFLSDALDHPDAFAAMITRDARMLRMFRYVEAVAGSGQPVLITGESGTGKELLARALHTLTSAENPFVPVNVAGVDDTVFSDTLFGHIKGAFTGAQGARAGLVDQASGGCLFLDEIGDLSAASQVKLLRLIQEREYLPLGADLPKPAEARVIAATHCDLEAARDDGRFRADLYYRLCIHHVHIPPLRERPDDLPVLMEHFVRKASTMLDREPPSIPDRLIRGLATYAFPGNVRELESMIFDAVSNCSGDVLPLASFRERISTENGSPRADMDLSDCMVFPDPLPTLAQASDMVVEEAMRRSGGKQTAAARLLGISQPALSKRLKRMAATDR; the protein is encoded by the coding sequence ATGTATACCCCTCACGTCCTTATTGTGGATGATGAATCCGCTTCCATTGACAGTTTTGAATTGATTCTCATGGCCGGTGGCGTGGCCAATATCACCCGGTGTGACGACGGACGTCAGGTCATGTCGCTTCTGGACGAACGGCCATATGATCTCATGTTGCTCGATCTGGTCATGCCCCATGTGACTGGCGAGGAATTGCTTGAACAGATCAAAGAGACGTATCCCAATGTCGAAGTGGTCATTATTACCGGCATCGACACCGTGGATTCTGCGGTGAATTGTATGCGGTTGGGTGCGTTTGATTATCTGGTCAAACCCGTGGATGAAACCCGGCTCATGTCCACCGTGACCCGCGCCTTGGAAATGCGTCGTCTCAAGCGGGAAAATTCCAGTTTGCGGAGCGGCTTCTTGTCCGATGCCCTGGACCATCCTGATGCCTTTGCCGCAATGATCACCCGTGATGCCAGGATGCTGCGCATGTTTCGATACGTGGAGGCCGTGGCCGGGTCGGGACAGCCTGTGCTCATCACCGGGGAATCCGGGACAGGCAAGGAACTCTTGGCCCGTGCGCTGCACACACTGACTTCGGCAGAAAATCCCTTTGTGCCGGTCAATGTGGCCGGGGTGGATGACACGGTGTTCAGCGATACTTTGTTCGGTCATATCAAGGGGGCGTTTACCGGCGCGCAGGGAGCACGTGCGGGGCTGGTGGATCAGGCATCCGGCGGCTGTCTTTTTTTGGATGAAATTGGCGACTTGTCCGCAGCCTCGCAAGTCAAATTGTTGCGATTGATTCAGGAACGGGAATATTTGCCACTCGGTGCTGATCTCCCGAAACCCGCTGAGGCACGCGTGATCGCCGCGACCCATTGCGATCTGGAAGCGGCCCGGGATGATGGCCGATTTCGGGCGGATTTGTACTATCGTTTGTGTATCCATCATGTGCATATTCCGCCGTTGCGGGAACGGCCCGATGATCTGCCGGTGCTGATGGAGCATTTTGTGCGCAAGGCGTCCACGATGTTGGACCGTGAGCCGCCGTCCATCCCGGATCGATTGATACGGGGACTGGCAACCTATGCGTTCCCCGGCAATGTGCGGGAACTGGAATCCATGATTTTTGACGCGGTCAGTAATTGTTCGGGTGATGTTTTGCCCCTTGCATCTTTTCGTGAACGGATATCGACAGAAAACGGGTCCCCGCGAGCGGATATGGACCTTTCAGATTGTATGGTTTTTCCGGACCCATTGCCAACCCTGGCCCAGGCTTCGGACATGGTGGTCGAGGAGGCCATGCGACGATCCGGCGGAAAACAGACCGCTGCCGCCCGGCTTTTGGGAATATCTCAACCGGCCTTGTCCAAACGGCTGAAACGCATGGCGGCGACGGACCGCTGA